The sequence CAGGAGCTGAAGTACGCGATCCAGGTCGAGGAAGAGCTCGGCAAGAAGAAGATCCTGGAGAACTACCTCAACATCACCTTCTTCGGGCAGCAGGCGTACGGCGTCGAGGCGGCGTCCCAGCGCTACTTCTCCAAGTCCGCGAAGGACCTGAAGCTGGAGGAGGCGGCGCTGCTGGCCGGCATCGTGCAGTCGCCCAGCCGCTACGACCCCATCAACGACACGGAGGAAGCGACCAAGCGCCGCAACACCGTGCTCCAGCGGATGGCGGACATCGGCAAGGTCTCGCAGGAGCAGGCGGACAAGGCCAAGAACACCCCGATCAAGCTGAAGGTCAAGCGCCCGCAGAACGGCTGCATCACCGCCGTGAGCGGCGCCGGGTTCTTCTGCGACTACGTCTCGAAGATCGTCAAGAGCGATCCGGCCTTCGGCAAGACCGAGAAGGACCGCGCGAAGCTCTGGGCGACCGGCGGCCTGACCATCAAGACCACCCTGGATCCGCGGTCGCAGGCCGCGTCCAACGAGGCGGCCACCTCCCGGGTCAACAAGGACGACAAGGTCGCGGACGCGGTCGTCCAGGTCCAGCCCGGCACCGGCCGGATCCTGGCGATGGCCCAGTCCCGCCCGTACGGTCTCGACGGCTCCAAGCACCAGACCATGCTGAACCTCTCCGTGGACCACGCGATGGGCGGCAGCTACGCGGGCTTCCAGGTCGGGTCGACCTTCAAGCCGATCACCGCCGCGGCGGCGCTCGAGAAGGGCATCAGCCCGGCGCAGAGCTTCACCACGGACCACAAGATCACGCTGCCCGGCGAAAGCTTCCGGACCTGCGAGAACCAGCCGGCGGACAACAGGCCGTGGGAGGTGTCGAACGAGCTGGAAACGGAGAAGGGCCAGTTCGACATGACCAGCGCGCTGGGCAAGTCGATCAACACCTACTTCGCGAAGCTGGAACAGAAGGCCGGCCTCTGCGAGACGCTGTCGATGGCCGAGAAGATCGGCTACATCCGCGGCAACAACAAGCCGCTGCAGCCGGTCGCCTCCACCACGCTGGGCGGCCAGGAGTCGACCCCGCTGGCCATGGCCTCGGTGTACGCGACCTTCGCCAACCGCGGCTCCTACTGCACCCCGGTCGCGATCCTCGGGGTCACCAAGCCGGACGGCAAGCCGATCGACGTGCCGAAGTCGAAGTGCAGCCGCGCCATGAGCGAGCACACGGCCGACACCATAAACCAGATGCTCAAGGGCGTCGTCGAGGACGGCACCGGTACGCAGGCCGGCCTCAGCGACCGTGACAACGCGGGCAAGACCGGTACGACCGACGAGCGCATCAACGCCTGGTTCGTCGGCTACACGCCGAACCTGTCCACGGCGGTGTGGGTCGGCAGCGACGGCGCCAAGCAGATCCCGATGAGCAACATCAACATCGGCGGTCAGTACTACGACAAGGTCTGCGGTGGCTGCCTCCCCGGCCCGATCTGGCGCACCGCGATGACCGGCTCCCTCAGCTCCTCCGAGACTCCGGCCTTCAACCCGGTCGACGTACCGCGGGCGAAGCCGAAGGAGGACAAGGACAAGGGCCGGGACAAGAAGAAGCCGGGCGACGACGACGAAAAGCCCGGCGGCGACAACAACCCGTTCCCCGGCATCAGCATCCCGCCGGACATCCTCGGCGGGAACAACGGCGGCCACGGCCGCGGCCAGGACGGCGGCACGAACGGCCCCTGAGCGGTCACCGCACGTACGAGGGCGGGGCGCTCCCGAGTGATCGGGGGCGCCCCGCCCTTGTGTACGGAGGTGGCTGCCGGGCCCGGCCGGATCGTGCCGGCACGGCTCGGACCGGCCGGGACCCGACAGGCCCGGCGCCCGGCCTCAGCCCGCGAGGAGCTTCTTCACGGTGGCGGCCACCCGGCCCCCGTCGGCGCGACCCGCGACCTTCGGGTTGACGATCTTCATGACGGCACCCATCGCGCGCGGTCCCTCGGCCCCGGCGGCCTTCGCCTCGTCGACGGCGGAGGCCACGATCGCGGTCAGCTCCTCGTCGCTCAGCTGCTGCGGGAGGTACGCGTCGAGGATCGCCCCCTCCTTCTTCTCCCGCTCCGCCTGCTCGGTCCGGCCGCCCTTGGCGAAGGCGTCGGCGGCCTCACGGCGCTTCTTGGCCTCCTTGGCGATCACCTTCTGCACCTCGTCGTCGGAGAGTTCGCGGGCGGTCTTGCCGCCGACCTCCTCCTTGGTGATCGCGGTGAGCGTCAGCCGGAGCGTGGACGAGGTCAGCTCGTCGCGCGCCTTCATGGCCGTGGTGAGGTCTTCCTTGAGCTTGGACTTGAGCGTGGTCATGGGGTGATTGTGGCAGGTGCGGGGCGCCCGGCGCCCGCCTGTTTTCCTGCGCGCGCACGACGTCTGCGACGATGGGCGCATGCGCGCACGCTACGGAGTACCCCTGAAAATCACGGCGGTCACCGCCGCGGCCGGCGCCGCCGGTCTCGCCTACGCGGCGGGCTTCGAGGTCCGCTCGTTCCGCCTGCGCAGGGTCACGGTCCCGGTGCTCCCCCGAGGAGCGCGCCCGTTGCGCGTCCTGCAGATCTCCGACGTGCACATGGTCAGCGGGCAGCGCAAGAAGCGCTCCTGGCTCCAGTCGCTGGCCGGCCTGCGCCCCGACTTCGTCGTGAACACCGGCGACAACCTCTCCGACCCG is a genomic window of Streptomyces sp. NBC_00708 containing:
- a CDS encoding transglycosylase domain-containing protein produces the protein MPKKRSGGGLTTTQQAAKFLGVAALSGVVLAGIALPAAGALGLAAKGTVDGFDEIPANLKTPPLSQRTKILDNQGGLIATVYSRDRTVVPLTSISPYMQNAIVAIEDARFYEHGAVDLKGILRAMNRNVQAGGTAEGASTLTQQYVKNVFVEEAGDDPAKVAEATQQTLGRKVQELKYAIQVEEELGKKKILENYLNITFFGQQAYGVEAASQRYFSKSAKDLKLEEAALLAGIVQSPSRYDPINDTEEATKRRNTVLQRMADIGKVSQEQADKAKNTPIKLKVKRPQNGCITAVSGAGFFCDYVSKIVKSDPAFGKTEKDRAKLWATGGLTIKTTLDPRSQAASNEAATSRVNKDDKVADAVVQVQPGTGRILAMAQSRPYGLDGSKHQTMLNLSVDHAMGGSYAGFQVGSTFKPITAAAALEKGISPAQSFTTDHKITLPGESFRTCENQPADNRPWEVSNELETEKGQFDMTSALGKSINTYFAKLEQKAGLCETLSMAEKIGYIRGNNKPLQPVASTTLGGQESTPLAMASVYATFANRGSYCTPVAILGVTKPDGKPIDVPKSKCSRAMSEHTADTINQMLKGVVEDGTGTQAGLSDRDNAGKTGTTDERINAWFVGYTPNLSTAVWVGSDGAKQIPMSNINIGGQYYDKVCGGCLPGPIWRTAMTGSLSSSETPAFNPVDVPRAKPKEDKDKGRDKKKPGDDDEKPGGDNNPFPGISIPPDILGGNNGGHGRGQDGGTNGP
- a CDS encoding GatB/YqeY domain-containing protein, which produces MTTLKSKLKEDLTTAMKARDELTSSTLRLTLTAITKEEVGGKTARELSDDEVQKVIAKEAKKRREAADAFAKGGRTEQAEREKKEGAILDAYLPQQLSDEELTAIVASAVDEAKAAGAEGPRAMGAVMKIVNPKVAGRADGGRVAATVKKLLAG